From the Harpia harpyja isolate bHarHar1 chromosome 16, bHarHar1 primary haplotype, whole genome shotgun sequence genome, one window contains:
- the COL8A2 gene encoding collagen alpha-2(VIII) chain gives MLPDAVALLVVVVMMVGLRSAAGGGAAGYAQVKYMQPMVKGPLGPPFREGKGQYLDMPPLLPMDLKGEPGPPGKPGPRGPPGPPGYPGKPGTGKPGMHGQPGPAGPPGFSGIGKPGIPGLPGKAGMKGMPGAKGEPGMRGEQGPRGLPGPPGLPGPAGISVNGKPGPQGGPGLPGFRGEPGPKGEPGPRGERGMKGENGVGKPGLPGPRGNGGPPGPAGPPGPVGVGKPGLDGLPGAPGEKGDMGPPGGPGVNGEPGPMGPRGPPGIDGIGVPGAAGVPGIQGPMGPKGEPGIRGLPGLPGPTGYGKPGLPGLKGDRGQPGVPGAIGDKGEPGVDGEPGEPGPAGIIGPPGPPGSMGLPGKHGLPGSKGDVGPSGPPGMPGMRGDQGPNGFAGKPGVPGERGLPGSLGPPGPTGPKGEPGFIGLPGVPGLTGGPGPKGDGGIPGQPGLRGPSGIPGLQGPAGPMGPQGLPGLKGEPGLPGVPGEGKTGEPGMAGPIGPPGMPGTPGLNGPPGPPGPPGPPGAPGVFDETGIAGLHLPDGGVEGAVLGNGKPGKPQYGRGELSARIAPAFTAILTSPFPASGMPVKFDRTLYNGHNGYNPVTGIFTCPVSGIYYFAYHVHVKGTNVWVALYKNNVPATYTYDEYKKGYLDQASGSAVLELKENDQVWVQMPSDQANGLYSTEYIHSSFSGFLLCPT, from the exons ATGCTGCCGGACGCCGTGGccctgctggtggtggtggtgatgatggtcGGCCTTCGctcggcggcgggaggaggcgcgGCAGGCTACGCCCAAGTGAAGTAcatgcagcccatggtgaagggacccctgggaccccccttCCGCGAAGGCAAAGGGCAGTACCTGG AcatgccgccgctgctgccgatGGACCTCAAAGGGGAGCCAGGACCGCCAGGGAAGCCCGGCCCGCGCGGACCCCCCGGACCCCCCGGCTACCCAGGAAAGCCGGGCACGGGGAAGCCGGGAATGCACGGCCAGCCTGGGCCCGCTGGGCCCCCCGGCTTCTCAGGCATTGGGAAACCCGGCATCCCAGGACTCCCCGGAAAGGCGGGTATGAAAGGGATGCCCGGAGCCAAGGGCGAGCCCGGCATGCGAGGGGAGCAAGGGCCGAGAGGACTGCCCggccccccggggctgccggggccaGCCGGCATCTCGGTCAACGGGAAGCCGGGCCCCCAGGGCGGCCCCGGCTTGCCCGGTTTTCGGGGCGAGCCTGGCCCAAAAGGAGAGCCGGGTCCCCGTGGAGAGCGAGGGATGAAGGGTGAAAACGGCGTGGGGAAGCCAGGGTTACCGGGGCCCCGGGGGAACGGGGGTcctcccggccccgcggggccccCAGGGCCCGTCGGCGTTGGAAAACCCGGCCTCGACGGCCTGCCGGGCGCACCGGGGGAGAAGGGCGACATGGGCCCTCCTGGCGGGCCTGGCGTCAACGGGGAGCCCGGCCCCATGGGGCCCCGGGGCCCCCCTGGCATCGACGGGATCGGTGTCCCAGGCGCCGCGGGGGTCCCGGGGATACAGGGCCCCATGGGACCGAAGGGAGAGCCCGGGATCCGCGGCCTCCCCGGTTTGCCGGGCCCCACGGGCTACGGGAAGCCGGGCTTGCCCGGCCTAAAAGGAGACCGCGGGCAGCCCGGGGTGCCGGGAGCCATCGGCGATAAGGGGGAACCCGGCGTTGACGGGGAGCCGGGGGAGCCGGGTCCTGCCGGCATCATCGGGCCGCCGGGCCCGCCGGGGTCCATGGGGCTGCCGGGCAAGCACGGGCTGCCCGGCTCCAAAGGGGACGTGGGGCCAAGCGGGCCCCCGGGAATGCCGGGGATGCGCGGCGACCAGGGACCGAACGGCTTCGCAGGGAAGCCCGGGGTGCCGGGAGAAAGGGGCCTGCCCGGGTCACTGGGACCCCCCGGCCCAACGGGCCCCAAAGGAGAACCAGGGTTCATCGGCCTCCCGGGGGTGCCAGGATTAACGGGCGGCCCCGGCCCGAAAGGCGACGGCGGGATcccggggcagccggggctgaGGGGCCCCTCCGGCATCCCGGGCTTGCAAGGACCCGCGGGTCCCATGGGGCCGCAGGGGTTACCGGGGCTGAAAGGGGAGCCCGGGCTCCCCGGGGTTCCCGGTGAGGGGAAGACCGGCGAGCCCGGCATGGCCGGACCCATCGGCCCCCCGGGAATGCCGGGAACGCCAGGGCTGAACGGGCCGCCcggcccgccggggccgcccgggcCGCCGGGAGCGCCTGGGGTGTTCGACGAGACGGGCATCGCGGGGCTGCACCTGCCGGACGGAGGCGTGGAGGGGGCCGTGCTGGGGAACGGCAAGCCGGGGAAGCCGCAGTACGGCCGAGGAGAGCTCTCCGCCCGGATCGCACCAGCCTTCACCGCCATCCTCACCTCCCCCTTCCCGGCATCGGGCATGCCGGTCAAGTTTGACAGGACTTTGTATAACGGGCACAACGGCTACAACCCGGTCACCGGGATATTCACCTGCCCCGTATCCGGCATTTACTACTTTGCCTACCACGTGCATGTCAAAGGGACTAACGTTTGGGTGGCACTTTATAAGAACAACGTGCCCGCCACCTACACCTACGATGAGTACAAAAAGGGCTACCTGGACCAGGCCTCAGGCAGCGCCGTGCTTGAACTCAAGGAGAATGACCAAGTCTGGGTACAAATGCCCTCGGACCAGGCCAACGGGTTGTACTCCACGGAATACATCCACTCCTCCTTCTCCGGGTTCCTGCTTTGCCCCACATAA
- the ADPRS gene encoding ADP-ribosylhydrolase ARH3 yields the protein MAAAAGSGSGPGRAAAARPRPGPGRFRGCLAGALLGDCLGAVFEGRSVVKLSDLLRFLRGLEPTSGPPEEGEQAGSARRETLSYTDDTAMSRSVVQSLLAKREFDEVDMAKRFAEEYKKEPNRGYGMAVVNVFKKLLSPKCNDVFEPARAQFNGKGSYGNGGAMRVAGISLVYSDVQDVKKFAKLSAELTHANSLGYNGAILQALAVHLALQGEHSKETFLEQLISHMEDVEADDKSLTDARALGFEDLPFSRRLKKIKEFLELSSVPKADVLFELGNGIAALRSVPTAIYSFLRCMEADPDIPDHYSNLQRTIIYCISLGGDTDTIATMAGAIAGAYYGEEQIPPSWEQSCEAFQETQKLANSLYELYCQRL from the exons atggcggcggcggcgggttcGGGTtcagggccggggcgggcggcggctgcgcGGCCTCGGCCGGGACCCGGCCGGTTCCGGGGCTGTTTGGCCGGGGCGTTGTTGGGTGATTGTTTGGGCGCCGTTTTCGAAGGCAGGAGCGTCGTGAAGCTGTCCGACCTACTACGTTTCCTCCGAGGCCTGGAACCGACGTCCGGGCCGCCCGAGGAGGGGGAGCAGGCCGGCAGCGCCCGCAGAG AAACGCTTTCGTACACTGACGACACGGCCATGAGCAGGTCGGTGGTGCAGTCCCTGCTAGCCAAGCGAGAGTTTGATGAAGTGGATATGGCCAAGAG GTTTGCTGAGGAGTACAAGAAGGAACCCAACAGGGGCTATGGGATGGCTGTTGTCAATGTCTTCAAGAAGCTCCTGAGCCCCAAGTGCAATGATGTGTTTGAACCAGCAAGAGCCCAGTTTAACGGGAAAGGCTCCTATGGCAATGGCGGTGCCATGAGGGTGGCAGGCATCTCACTCGTGTATTCTGATGTCCAGGATGTTAAGAAG TTTGCGAAGCTGAGTGCTGAGTTAACCCATGCCAACTCCCTGGGCTACAACGGGGCCATCCTGCAGGCCCTGGCTGTGCATCTCGCCCTGCAGGGAGAACACAGCAAGGAGACCTTCCTGGAGCAGCTCATTAGCCACATGGAAGATGTAGAGGCAGACGATAAGTCTCTTACTGATGCCCGAGC ACTGGGATTTGAGGATTTACCATTTTCAAGGCgtctaaagaaaataaaggaatttttGGAGCTCAGCAGTGTTCCCAAAGCGGATGTATTGTTTGAATTAG GCAATGGCATTGCTGCTTTGCGGTCTGTCCCTACTGCAATTTACTCCTTCTTGCGCTGTATGGAAGCTGACCCAGATATTCCTGATCACTACAGCAACCTGCAGAGGACCATCATCTACTGTATCTCTCTGGGTGGAGACACAGACACCATTGCTACCATGGCAGGAGCCATTGCAGGGGCTTATTATGGGGAGGAACAGATACCCCCAAGTTGGGAGCAGAGCTGTGAAGCTTTTCAAGAGACACAGAAGCTGGCAAATAGCTTGTATGAACTGTACTGCCAGCGGCTCTGA
- the TEKT2 gene encoding tektin-2 isoform X2: protein MCACTSHLFSEMTTLSVKPGHRFTLPDWHTNSHLISADAERQRSASHQVRQEARALRNETNNQTKWDEHDNQTRLAERISSVNRWKETLDKCLADIDAEIDALAKVKEAAERALQAKNLPLDVSIECLTLRESRRAIDVVRDPVEEELHKEVKVIDKAKRQLQQRVNEAFEQLCLLQEARQQLSCDHRCKMEALEIDRVCLSLSVNSPNISFKVNPTRVPDGSTALDEWEQNSQRNKERAEAEMKASTELREATVLAIAQTNNELEAQRVATEFALRKRIRDLERAYDELKWQEQNSLEEIAEMEEDIRRLEEDLRRKTQDLKVAHTRLETRTYRPNMELCRDQVQYGLTDEVHQLEGTIRALKQKLAESQHALDALYRQLHRIQTDTGYKASSLVLDNKCMDSRRKLVVPAEKFVPEVDTFNRTTNRALKNGQLELA, encoded by the exons ATGTGTGCCTGCACTAG TCACCTGTTTAGCGAGATGACCACACTGAGTGTAAAGCCAGGACACCGGTTCACCTTGCCGGACTGGCACACCAACTCCCATCTCATCTCAGCTGACGCTGAACGCCAGCGTTCTGCTTCCCACCAAGTCCGGCAGGAAGCCCGAGCTCTCCGCAACGAAACCAACAACCAG ACGAAATGGGATGAGCACGACAACCAAACCCGCCTGGCTGAACGTATCAGCAGCGTGAACAGATGGAAAGAGACCCTGGACAAATGCCTTGCAGACATAGATGCGGAAATCGATGCCTTAGCCAAA GTGAAGGAAGCAGCAGAACGTGCCCTCCAGGCAAAGAACTTGCCCTTGGATGTGTCCATCGAGTGCCTGACGCTCCGTGAGAGCCGCCGCGCCATTGATGTGGTGAGGGACCCTGTGGAGGAGGAGCTGCACAAGGAGGTGAAGGTGATAGACAAAGCCAAgagacagctgcagcagagagTGAACGAAGCCTTCGAACAGCTCTG cctcttACAGGAAGCTCgccagcagctgagctgtgaCCACCGGTGCAAGATGGAAGCATTGGAAATAGATCGCGTGTGCTTATCCCTCAGTGTAAACTCTCCCAACATCTCCTTCAAGGTCAACCCAACACGAGTCCCAGATGG ATCAACTGCACTTGATGAGTGGGAACAGAATAGCCAACGCAACAAGGAGCGTGCtgaggcagaaatgaaagcttcGACTGAGCTCCGAGAAGCAACAGTGCTTGCCATCGCACAG ACAAACAACGAGCTGGAGGCTCAGCGTGTAGCTACAGAGTTTGCCTTGCGCAAGAGGATTAGAGACCTGGAAAGAGCCTATGATGAACTGAAATGGCAGGAGCAGAAT TCCTTGGAGGAAATTGCTGAGATGGAGGAGGACATCCGACGCTTGGAGGAAGATCTTCGGAGGAAAACGCAAGATCTGAAAGTGGCACACACCCGCCTGGAGACCCGCACGTATCGGCCCAATATGGAGCTCTGTCGGGATCAG GTCCAGTACGGGCTAACAGACGAGGTTCACCAGCTGGAGGGAACGATCCGTGCGCTCAAACAGAAGCTAGCAGAGTCACA GCATGCCTTGGACGCTCTTTACAGACAACTTCACCGCATTCAGACAGACACTGGCTACAAAGCCAGTTCCCTGGTGCTGGACAACAAGTGCATGGACAGCCGGAGAAAGCTCGTGGTCCCCGCCGAGAAATTTGTGCCAGAGGTTGACACTTTCAACAGGACCACGAACCGCGCCCTGAAGAACGGGCAGCTGGAGTTGGCTTAG
- the TEKT2 gene encoding tektin-2 isoform X3 — protein MTTLSVKPGHRFTLPDWHTNSHLISADAERQRSASHQVRQEARALRNETNNQTKWDEHDNQTRLAERISSVNRWKETLDKCLADIDAEIDALAKVKEAAERALQAKNLPLDVSIECLTLRESRRAIDVVRDPVEEELHKEVKVIDKAKRQLQQRVNEAFEQLCLLQEARQQLSCDHRCKMEALEIDRVCLSLSVNSPNISFKVNPTRVPDGSTALDEWEQNSQRNKERAEAEMKASTELREATVLAIAQTNNELEAQRVATEFALRKRIRDLERAYDELKWQEQNSLEEIAEMEEDIRRLEEDLRRKTQDLKVAHTRLETRTYRPNMELCRDQVQYGLTDEVHQLEGTIRALKQKLAESQHALDALYRQLHRIQTDTGYKASSLVLDNKCMDSRRKLVVPAEKFVPEVDTFNRTTNRALKNGQLELA, from the exons ATGACCACACTGAGTGTAAAGCCAGGACACCGGTTCACCTTGCCGGACTGGCACACCAACTCCCATCTCATCTCAGCTGACGCTGAACGCCAGCGTTCTGCTTCCCACCAAGTCCGGCAGGAAGCCCGAGCTCTCCGCAACGAAACCAACAACCAG ACGAAATGGGATGAGCACGACAACCAAACCCGCCTGGCTGAACGTATCAGCAGCGTGAACAGATGGAAAGAGACCCTGGACAAATGCCTTGCAGACATAGATGCGGAAATCGATGCCTTAGCCAAA GTGAAGGAAGCAGCAGAACGTGCCCTCCAGGCAAAGAACTTGCCCTTGGATGTGTCCATCGAGTGCCTGACGCTCCGTGAGAGCCGCCGCGCCATTGATGTGGTGAGGGACCCTGTGGAGGAGGAGCTGCACAAGGAGGTGAAGGTGATAGACAAAGCCAAgagacagctgcagcagagagTGAACGAAGCCTTCGAACAGCTCTG cctcttACAGGAAGCTCgccagcagctgagctgtgaCCACCGGTGCAAGATGGAAGCATTGGAAATAGATCGCGTGTGCTTATCCCTCAGTGTAAACTCTCCCAACATCTCCTTCAAGGTCAACCCAACACGAGTCCCAGATGG ATCAACTGCACTTGATGAGTGGGAACAGAATAGCCAACGCAACAAGGAGCGTGCtgaggcagaaatgaaagcttcGACTGAGCTCCGAGAAGCAACAGTGCTTGCCATCGCACAG ACAAACAACGAGCTGGAGGCTCAGCGTGTAGCTACAGAGTTTGCCTTGCGCAAGAGGATTAGAGACCTGGAAAGAGCCTATGATGAACTGAAATGGCAGGAGCAGAAT TCCTTGGAGGAAATTGCTGAGATGGAGGAGGACATCCGACGCTTGGAGGAAGATCTTCGGAGGAAAACGCAAGATCTGAAAGTGGCACACACCCGCCTGGAGACCCGCACGTATCGGCCCAATATGGAGCTCTGTCGGGATCAG GTCCAGTACGGGCTAACAGACGAGGTTCACCAGCTGGAGGGAACGATCCGTGCGCTCAAACAGAAGCTAGCAGAGTCACA GCATGCCTTGGACGCTCTTTACAGACAACTTCACCGCATTCAGACAGACACTGGCTACAAAGCCAGTTCCCTGGTGCTGGACAACAAGTGCATGGACAGCCGGAGAAAGCTCGTGGTCCCCGCCGAGAAATTTGTGCCAGAGGTTGACACTTTCAACAGGACCACGAACCGCGCCCTGAAGAACGGGCAGCTGGAGTTGGCTTAG
- the TEKT2 gene encoding tektin-2 isoform X4, with translation MNKHKNLPLPFSHLFSEMTTLSVKPGHRFTLPDWHTNSHLISADAERQRSASHQVRQEARALRNETNNQTKWDEHDNQTRLAERISSVNRWKETLDKCLADIDAEIDALAKVKEAAERALQAKNLPLDVSIECLTLRESRRAIDVVRDPVEEELHKEVKVIDKAKRQLQQRVNEAFEQLCLLQEARQQLSCDHRCKMEALEIDRVCLSLSVNSPNISFKVNPTRVPDGSTALDEWEQNSQRNKERAEAEMKASTELREATVLAIAQSLEEIAEMEEDIRRLEEDLRRKTQDLKVAHTRLETRTYRPNMELCRDQVQYGLTDEVHQLEGTIRALKQKLAESQHALDALYRQLHRIQTDTGYKASSLVLDNKCMDSRRKLVVPAEKFVPEVDTFNRTTNRALKNGQLELA, from the exons ATGAATAAACACAAAAATCTTCCGCTCCCTTTTAGTCACCTGTTTAGCGAGATGACCACACTGAGTGTAAAGCCAGGACACCGGTTCACCTTGCCGGACTGGCACACCAACTCCCATCTCATCTCAGCTGACGCTGAACGCCAGCGTTCTGCTTCCCACCAAGTCCGGCAGGAAGCCCGAGCTCTCCGCAACGAAACCAACAACCAG ACGAAATGGGATGAGCACGACAACCAAACCCGCCTGGCTGAACGTATCAGCAGCGTGAACAGATGGAAAGAGACCCTGGACAAATGCCTTGCAGACATAGATGCGGAAATCGATGCCTTAGCCAAA GTGAAGGAAGCAGCAGAACGTGCCCTCCAGGCAAAGAACTTGCCCTTGGATGTGTCCATCGAGTGCCTGACGCTCCGTGAGAGCCGCCGCGCCATTGATGTGGTGAGGGACCCTGTGGAGGAGGAGCTGCACAAGGAGGTGAAGGTGATAGACAAAGCCAAgagacagctgcagcagagagTGAACGAAGCCTTCGAACAGCTCTG cctcttACAGGAAGCTCgccagcagctgagctgtgaCCACCGGTGCAAGATGGAAGCATTGGAAATAGATCGCGTGTGCTTATCCCTCAGTGTAAACTCTCCCAACATCTCCTTCAAGGTCAACCCAACACGAGTCCCAGATGG ATCAACTGCACTTGATGAGTGGGAACAGAATAGCCAACGCAACAAGGAGCGTGCtgaggcagaaatgaaagcttcGACTGAGCTCCGAGAAGCAACAGTGCTTGCCATCGCACAG TCCTTGGAGGAAATTGCTGAGATGGAGGAGGACATCCGACGCTTGGAGGAAGATCTTCGGAGGAAAACGCAAGATCTGAAAGTGGCACACACCCGCCTGGAGACCCGCACGTATCGGCCCAATATGGAGCTCTGTCGGGATCAG GTCCAGTACGGGCTAACAGACGAGGTTCACCAGCTGGAGGGAACGATCCGTGCGCTCAAACAGAAGCTAGCAGAGTCACA GCATGCCTTGGACGCTCTTTACAGACAACTTCACCGCATTCAGACAGACACTGGCTACAAAGCCAGTTCCCTGGTGCTGGACAACAAGTGCATGGACAGCCGGAGAAAGCTCGTGGTCCCCGCCGAGAAATTTGTGCCAGAGGTTGACACTTTCAACAGGACCACGAACCGCGCCCTGAAGAACGGGCAGCTGGAGTTGGCTTAG
- the TEKT2 gene encoding tektin-2 isoform X1: MNKHKNLPLPFSHLFSEMTTLSVKPGHRFTLPDWHTNSHLISADAERQRSASHQVRQEARALRNETNNQTKWDEHDNQTRLAERISSVNRWKETLDKCLADIDAEIDALAKVKEAAERALQAKNLPLDVSIECLTLRESRRAIDVVRDPVEEELHKEVKVIDKAKRQLQQRVNEAFEQLCLLQEARQQLSCDHRCKMEALEIDRVCLSLSVNSPNISFKVNPTRVPDGSTALDEWEQNSQRNKERAEAEMKASTELREATVLAIAQTNNELEAQRVATEFALRKRIRDLERAYDELKWQEQNSLEEIAEMEEDIRRLEEDLRRKTQDLKVAHTRLETRTYRPNMELCRDQVQYGLTDEVHQLEGTIRALKQKLAESQHALDALYRQLHRIQTDTGYKASSLVLDNKCMDSRRKLVVPAEKFVPEVDTFNRTTNRALKNGQLELA, translated from the exons ATGAATAAACACAAAAATCTTCCGCTCCCTTTTAGTCACCTGTTTAGCGAGATGACCACACTGAGTGTAAAGCCAGGACACCGGTTCACCTTGCCGGACTGGCACACCAACTCCCATCTCATCTCAGCTGACGCTGAACGCCAGCGTTCTGCTTCCCACCAAGTCCGGCAGGAAGCCCGAGCTCTCCGCAACGAAACCAACAACCAG ACGAAATGGGATGAGCACGACAACCAAACCCGCCTGGCTGAACGTATCAGCAGCGTGAACAGATGGAAAGAGACCCTGGACAAATGCCTTGCAGACATAGATGCGGAAATCGATGCCTTAGCCAAA GTGAAGGAAGCAGCAGAACGTGCCCTCCAGGCAAAGAACTTGCCCTTGGATGTGTCCATCGAGTGCCTGACGCTCCGTGAGAGCCGCCGCGCCATTGATGTGGTGAGGGACCCTGTGGAGGAGGAGCTGCACAAGGAGGTGAAGGTGATAGACAAAGCCAAgagacagctgcagcagagagTGAACGAAGCCTTCGAACAGCTCTG cctcttACAGGAAGCTCgccagcagctgagctgtgaCCACCGGTGCAAGATGGAAGCATTGGAAATAGATCGCGTGTGCTTATCCCTCAGTGTAAACTCTCCCAACATCTCCTTCAAGGTCAACCCAACACGAGTCCCAGATGG ATCAACTGCACTTGATGAGTGGGAACAGAATAGCCAACGCAACAAGGAGCGTGCtgaggcagaaatgaaagcttcGACTGAGCTCCGAGAAGCAACAGTGCTTGCCATCGCACAG ACAAACAACGAGCTGGAGGCTCAGCGTGTAGCTACAGAGTTTGCCTTGCGCAAGAGGATTAGAGACCTGGAAAGAGCCTATGATGAACTGAAATGGCAGGAGCAGAAT TCCTTGGAGGAAATTGCTGAGATGGAGGAGGACATCCGACGCTTGGAGGAAGATCTTCGGAGGAAAACGCAAGATCTGAAAGTGGCACACACCCGCCTGGAGACCCGCACGTATCGGCCCAATATGGAGCTCTGTCGGGATCAG GTCCAGTACGGGCTAACAGACGAGGTTCACCAGCTGGAGGGAACGATCCGTGCGCTCAAACAGAAGCTAGCAGAGTCACA GCATGCCTTGGACGCTCTTTACAGACAACTTCACCGCATTCAGACAGACACTGGCTACAAAGCCAGTTCCCTGGTGCTGGACAACAAGTGCATGGACAGCCGGAGAAAGCTCGTGGTCCCCGCCGAGAAATTTGTGCCAGAGGTTGACACTTTCAACAGGACCACGAACCGCGCCCTGAAGAACGGGCAGCTGGAGTTGGCTTAG
- the TEKT2 gene encoding tektin-2 isoform X5: MNKHKNLPLPFSHLFSEMTTLSVKPGHRFTLPDWHTNSHLISADAERQRSASHQVRQEARALRNETNNQTKWDEHDNQTRLAERISSVNRWKETLDKCLADIDAEIDALAKVKEAAERALQAKNLPLDVSIECLTLRESRRAIDVVRDPVEEELHKEVKVIDKAKRQLQQRVNEAFEQLCLLQEARQQLSCDHRCKMEALEIDRVCLSLSVNSPNISFKVNPTRVPDGSTALDEWEQNSQRNKERAEAEMKASTELREATVLAIAQTNNELEAQRVATEFALRKRIRDLERAYDELKWQEQNSLEEIAEMEEDIRRLEEDLRRKTQDLKVAHTRLETRTYRPNMELCRDQACLGRSLQTTSPHSDRHWLQSQFPGAGQQVHGQPEKARGPRREICARG, from the exons ATGAATAAACACAAAAATCTTCCGCTCCCTTTTAGTCACCTGTTTAGCGAGATGACCACACTGAGTGTAAAGCCAGGACACCGGTTCACCTTGCCGGACTGGCACACCAACTCCCATCTCATCTCAGCTGACGCTGAACGCCAGCGTTCTGCTTCCCACCAAGTCCGGCAGGAAGCCCGAGCTCTCCGCAACGAAACCAACAACCAG ACGAAATGGGATGAGCACGACAACCAAACCCGCCTGGCTGAACGTATCAGCAGCGTGAACAGATGGAAAGAGACCCTGGACAAATGCCTTGCAGACATAGATGCGGAAATCGATGCCTTAGCCAAA GTGAAGGAAGCAGCAGAACGTGCCCTCCAGGCAAAGAACTTGCCCTTGGATGTGTCCATCGAGTGCCTGACGCTCCGTGAGAGCCGCCGCGCCATTGATGTGGTGAGGGACCCTGTGGAGGAGGAGCTGCACAAGGAGGTGAAGGTGATAGACAAAGCCAAgagacagctgcagcagagagTGAACGAAGCCTTCGAACAGCTCTG cctcttACAGGAAGCTCgccagcagctgagctgtgaCCACCGGTGCAAGATGGAAGCATTGGAAATAGATCGCGTGTGCTTATCCCTCAGTGTAAACTCTCCCAACATCTCCTTCAAGGTCAACCCAACACGAGTCCCAGATGG ATCAACTGCACTTGATGAGTGGGAACAGAATAGCCAACGCAACAAGGAGCGTGCtgaggcagaaatgaaagcttcGACTGAGCTCCGAGAAGCAACAGTGCTTGCCATCGCACAG ACAAACAACGAGCTGGAGGCTCAGCGTGTAGCTACAGAGTTTGCCTTGCGCAAGAGGATTAGAGACCTGGAAAGAGCCTATGATGAACTGAAATGGCAGGAGCAGAAT TCCTTGGAGGAAATTGCTGAGATGGAGGAGGACATCCGACGCTTGGAGGAAGATCTTCGGAGGAAAACGCAAGATCTGAAAGTGGCACACACCCGCCTGGAGACCCGCACGTATCGGCCCAATATGGAGCTCTGTCGGGATCAG GCATGCCTTGGACGCTCTTTACAGACAACTTCACCGCATTCAGACAGACACTGGCTACAAAGCCAGTTCCCTGGTGCTGGACAACAAGTGCATGGACAGCCGGAGAAAGCTCGTGGTCCCCGCCGAGAAATTTGTGCCAGAGGTTGA